In Papaver somniferum cultivar HN1 chromosome 1, ASM357369v1, whole genome shotgun sequence, a genomic segment contains:
- the LOC113289893 gene encoding uncharacterized protein LOC113289893 — protein sequence MGSVSLKVGEGTARFKKSTLCSSALNLIMLFSVLTTNLFALYAFKYSGSKPHHPNHSHKNMSLISEHVSLILREINFSQKKLAKMEKELLGYDTIDITKTNLASELKIFLQHQPLPLGKDSRSGLTEMVSSVGHTCLKSRDLLSDYMNYKVDDVCPDDWSLGQKLILRGCEPLPRRRCFTKSVHKVGISSFPSSLWKQVSDKIVTWSGLLCRNFKCLNSKKIGGNCNGCFDLVNGTERNRFVRVRGKNDFLIDDVLGLVGNGGIRLGFDIGGGSGTFAARMAEKEVTVITSTLNVDAPFNDFIAARGLFPLYSSLDQRFPFYDNVFDLIHAANGFGDGGKVEKLEFLMFDLDRILRPGGLFWLDNFYCVDEERKINLTKLIEKFGYKKLKWVIGERSDGSVRSQVYLSAILQKPVRV from the coding sequence atgggtTCAGTTTCTCTGAAAGTAGGAGAAGGTACAGCAAGATTTAAGAAATCAACACTATGTTCATCAGCTTTAAATCTTATCATGCTCTTCTCAGTTCTAACTACAAATCTGTTTGCTCTCTATGCATTTAAATACTCAGGATCAAAACCCCATCATCCAAATCACTCACACAAAAACATGTCTTTGATTTCAGAACATGTTAGTCTAATCCTAAGAGAAATCAATTTCTCTCAGAAGAAATTAGCTAAAATGGAGAAGGAATTACTGGGTTATGATACAATTGATATCACAAAAACAAATTTAGCTAGTGAGTTGAAAATCTTCTTACAGCATCAACCGTTACCATTAGGTAAAGATTCAAGAAGTGGTCTTACAGAGATGGTTTCATCAGTTGGTCATACTTGTTTGAAATCTAGAGATTTGTTGTCTGATTATATGAATTACAAAGTTGATGATGTTTGTCCTGATGATTGGAGTTTAGGACAGAAATTGATTCTCAGAGGTTGTGAGCCATTgccaagaagaagatgttttACTAAATCTGTTCATAAAGTGGGGATTTCTTCATTTCCATCTTCTCTGTGGAAACAAGTAAGTGATAAAATAGTTACTTGGAGTGGGCTTCTTTGTAGGAATTTCAAGTGTTTAAATAGTAAGAAAATTGGTGGTAATTGTAATGGTTGTTTTGATTTGGTTAATGGAACTGAAAGGAATAGATTTGTTAGAGTTAGAGGGAAGAATGATTTCCTTATTGATGATGTTTTAGGTCTTGTTGGTAATGGTGGGATTAGATTGGGGTTTGATATTGGAGGTGGTTCTGGTACTTTTGCAGCTAGAATGGCTGAAAAAGAAGTTACAGTCATCACTTCAACTTTGAATGTTGATGCACCTTTTAATGATTTCATTGCTGCTAGAGGATTGTTTCCATTGTATTCAAGTTTAGATCAGAGATTTCCGTTTTATGATAATGTGTTTGATTTGATTCATGCTGCGAATGGGTTCGGCGACGGAGGTAAAGTCGAGAAATTAGAGTTCTTGATGTTCGATTTAGATCGGATTTTAAGACCTGGTGGTTTGTTTTGGTTGGATAATTTCTATTGCGTCGACGAAGAACGGAAGATCAATTTGACGAAATTGATTGAGAAATTTGGTTACAAGAAGCTGAAATGGGTCATTGGCGAAAGATCTGATGGTTCTGTGAGATCTCAAGTTTATTTATCAGCAATTTTACAGAAACCAGTTAGAGTATGA
- the LOC113326888 gene encoding uncharacterized protein LOC113326888, which translates to MAIWRKLMERTGVQIELDQFSPAFLKKLCSYEGSIGTLTWKDLCPFIMWGIWIHRNKLIHDKKKFNSLWVLDEAIKAAKEFCKVHPNVVTEGKVKEEILITWQSASNGVFKLNTDGSSNGCGFARIGGIIRDEDGAFVACFGKHIFKNNNNVAEV; encoded by the coding sequence ATGGCAATCTGGAGAAAACTTATGGAACGGACAGGGGTGCAAATTGAGCTGGATCAGTTCTCCCCTGCATTTCTTAAGAAACTCTGCTCTTATGAAGGTAGTATTGGTACTTTAACTTGGAAGGATCTCTGTCCTTTCATCATGTGGGGTATTTGGATTCATAGaaataaattgattcatgatAAGAAGAAGTTTAACAGTCTTTGGGTTTTGGATGAAGCCATTAAAGCTGCTAAGGAGTTTTGTAAGGTTCACCCTAATGTGGTTACTGAAGGCAAGGTTAAGGAGGAGATTTTAATTACTTGGCAGAGTGCAAGCAATGGTGTTTTTAAATTAAATACCGATGGTTCGTCTAATGGGTGTGGTTTTGCAAGAATTGGAGGAATCATTAGGGATGAAGATGGAGCCTTTGTTGCTTGTTTTGGCAAACACAttttcaagaacaacaacaatgtGGCTGAAGTTTGA